From the Anaerolineae bacterium genome, the window CACCCGCACGGTGTGGCCCTCCCTGCTCATCGGGGTGCCCGTGGGCATGGTGATCATCGGTCTGCCCCTTCTTTTCCTCACCGGCCTGTATCAGACCTTCGTCTCCGCGGTCTGGACCCTGACCTATCGCGAGCTGTGGCTCAAGGAGGTGGGGTTGGGGAGCGAGAGCTTGCCGGCGGAGGGCAGTGCGCTGGAAGGGCCGGAGCTGGCCGAGCTGTGAGGAAACGACAGCCTCCCGCAGGAATCCTGCGGGAGGCTGTTTTGTCAGTCCACCAGACCTTTTGCGACCAGGAGTTCAGCCAACACGAGGGAACCGCCGGCCGCTCCCCGCACCGTGTTGTGGCCAAGGACCACAAACTTCTTCCCCAGCACCGGGCAGTCCTGCAGGCGTCCCACCGTCACGGCCATGCCGGCGCCGGCGTCGCGGTCCCGGCGCGGCTGAGGGCGGTCCGGCTCCGGCCGATAGATGATGGGCTGGGCCGGCGCGCTGGGCAGTCCCAGCTCCTGCGGCTCCCCGCGGAACGACTCCCATGCCTGGCGGATTTCCTCCATCGAGGCATCCCGCTCCAGCTCCAGCGAGACGCAGACCATATGCCCCTCCAGCACCGGCACGCGGTTGCACTGCGCGCTGACCGCGAAGGCCGCCGGCCGCACCGCATCCCCTTCCAACGTCCCCAGCAGTTTCAGCGGCTCGCTCTGCACCTTATCCTCCTCGCCGCCAATGTAGGGGAGCGCGTTGTCCACAATATCCAGCGAAGGGACACCCGGATAGCCGGCGCCGGAGAGCGCCTGCAGGGACACCGCATGCACCCGCCGCAGTCCGAAGCGCCGGGCCAGCGGCGCCAGCGCCATGACCATAATGGTGGTGGTGCAGTTGGGATTGGTGGCGATACAGCCCTTCCAGCCGCGCCGCCGGCGCTGTACCGCGATCAGGCCGATATGGTCCGGATTGACCTCCGGGATGACCAGCGGCACGTCGGGGTCCATGCGGTGGGCCGAGGCGTTGGAGCAGACGATGTAGCCGGCGCGCGCCATCTCCTCCTCGACCGGGCCGGCCAGCTCGCCCGGCAGGGCGGAGAAGAGGATGCGGCCCGGCAGGTTGGTGTCAATGGGGCGCACCGGCATATCGCGCACTCCCGCCGGCATCGGCGCATCCAGCGTCCACCGGCACACCTCCCCATAGCGCTGGCCGGCGGAACGCTCCGACGCGGCCAGCCCGACCAGCTCGAACCATGGATGCTGGGCCAGCAGGGAGACGAAGCGCTGGCCCACAGCGCCCGTGGCGCCCAGAACGGTGACGGGAATCTTCTCCTTCATCTCTTTCCCCCATGAATGTGAAGATATCACCCCCGGATGGGAGCAGGGTTCAGGGCATGCAGAGGGCCAGGTCCACCATATCGGCCAGGATGCCGCCGGCGGTGACCTCGCGGCCGGCGCCCGGCCCCTGGATGACCATCGGCGCACTGCGGTAGCGGGTGGTGTGGAACACCACGATGTTGTCCGTGCCGGACAGCCGGCCGATGGGGCTGTCCGGAAGCACCTCATGCAGTCCCACCACCGGCACCTCCCCGCCGATATTGGCGACGTAGCTCAGCCGCACTCCGCGCGAGGCCGCCTCCCGCACGATTTCCTCCACCTCCGCATCGCCCTCTGGCAGGCGTTCCAGGAAGGCCGGCAGGTCCAGGCCCTCCAGCGCGCTGGGGATCATGGAAGTGACGTGCACATCGCGCAGTTCGATGGAGTGGCCCATCATGCGGCAGAGGATGAGCGCCTTGCGCGCCACGTCAATGCCGCCCAGGTCGTCGCGGGGATCCGGCTCGGTATAGCCGGCCTGCATGGCGGAGCGCACGGCCTCGGAGTAGCGCTCCCCCCGGTTCAGCGCCGTGCAAATATAGGCCAGTGTCCCGCTGAAGACCCCCTGGATGGAGAGCACGCGGTCGCCGGTGTCCAGCAGGGATTGGAGCGTGCGGATGACGGGCAGGCCGGCGCCGACGGTGGCCTCGAAGCGACAGCGCCGGCTGGCGGTGAGCCGCAGGAAATCGCCCCATTCACCGGTGAGCGGACGCTTATTGGCCAGCACCACACAGCCGCCGGCGTCCAGGACGCGCAGGAGCAGGGGCACCGTATCGTCGCTGGCCGTGGCGTCCACCAGGATGAACCGCTCCAGGTCCCCCAGGTCGCGCAGGGCGGCCCAGACATCGTCCAGGAAGGCGGCCGGCGTCCCGC encodes:
- the asd gene encoding aspartate-semialdehyde dehydrogenase; translation: MKEKIPVTVLGATGAVGQRFVSLLAQHPWFELVGLAASERSAGQRYGEVCRWTLDAPMPAGVRDMPVRPIDTNLPGRILFSALPGELAGPVEEEMARAGYIVCSNASAHRMDPDVPLVIPEVNPDHIGLIAVQRRRRGWKGCIATNPNCTTTIMVMALAPLARRFGLRRVHAVSLQALSGAGYPGVPSLDIVDNALPYIGGEEDKVQSEPLKLLGTLEGDAVRPAAFAVSAQCNRVPVLEGHMVCVSLELERDASMEEIRQAWESFRGEPQELGLPSAPAQPIIYRPEPDRPQPRRDRDAGAGMAVTVGRLQDCPVLGKKFVVLGHNTVRGAAGGSLVLAELLVAKGLVD
- a CDS encoding homoserine dehydrogenase, producing MRNIAFGLLGVGGVGSTLLNLLNDEIVRTEMAARAGVLFRPHLLADRRGILAAAQGLNEAQVRRALEAKAAGGSVGEAPGGTPAAFLDDVWAALRDLGDLERFILVDATASDDTVPLLLRVLDAGGCVVLANKRPLTGEWGDFLRLTASRRCRFEATVGAGLPVIRTLQSLLDTGDRVLSIQGVFSGTLAYICTALNRGERYSEAVRSAMQAGYTEPDPRDDLGGIDVARKALILCRMMGHSIELRDVHVTSMIPSALEGLDLPAFLERLPEGDAEVEEIVREAASRGVRLSYVANIGGEVPVVGLHEVLPDSPIGRLSGTDNIVVFHTTRYRSAPMVIQGPGAGREVTAGGILADMVDLALCMP